One region of Persicobacter psychrovividus genomic DNA includes:
- a CDS encoding ParB/RepB/Spo0J family partition protein — protein sequence MKEKAIEYIELDLLDFDPLNPRVPNKIKNSSTNEVIRWMLKDASLIDLMESISTNGFFPGEPLLAIRKNNRFVIIEGNRRLAACKILSNPVGIDFMKATIGQVLERSSKENIPHKLPVVIFDNREEVLSYLGYRHVTGVKSWSSLAKARYLHQLYKIDGEPNDYEYFRLLARKIGSKADYVRKLVISYELYLIIEKEAFFKIENLDDNNFEFSKLADSSTRYSKITSFLGIDLKQENPLEDLDINNLKQLTKWLFEKNLENQTRVGDNRNIRILNEIVGNERALKAFCDGKSLVEARQLTSYPNQIMKNSISESLNKLKTAWNILPEVSETDMSDLDAIRELLEYLKLLNSSIKDKINKKDSDDFQL from the coding sequence ATGAAAGAAAAGGCAATAGAATATATAGAACTTGATTTATTGGATTTTGACCCATTAAACCCAAGAGTACCAAATAAGATAAAAAATTCATCTACCAATGAAGTCATCAGGTGGATGCTAAAAGATGCATCATTGATTGACCTTATGGAGTCAATAAGTACGAATGGTTTTTTCCCAGGAGAACCTCTATTAGCAATTAGAAAAAATAATAGATTTGTCATTATTGAAGGAAATCGTAGACTTGCGGCTTGCAAAATACTAAGTAATCCTGTGGGCATTGATTTTATGAAAGCCACTATTGGTCAGGTGTTAGAGCGGTCAAGTAAAGAAAATATTCCTCACAAATTACCTGTAGTTATCTTCGATAACCGAGAAGAAGTTTTAAGTTACTTAGGTTATAGGCATGTTACTGGCGTTAAAAGTTGGAGTTCACTTGCAAAAGCTAGATATCTCCATCAACTTTATAAAATTGATGGAGAACCTAATGATTACGAATATTTTAGATTACTTGCTAGAAAGATTGGTAGCAAAGCCGATTATGTAAGGAAATTAGTGATATCCTATGAATTATACTTAATAATTGAAAAAGAAGCATTCTTTAAAATTGAAAATCTTGATGATAACAACTTTGAATTTTCAAAATTAGCTGACTCTAGTACTAGATACAGTAAGATAACTAGTTTTCTAGGTATAGATTTGAAACAGGAAAATCCTTTAGAAGACTTAGATATTAATAATCTAAAGCAATTAACTAAGTGGCTTTTTGAGAAAAATTTAGAAAACCAAACTAGAGTAGGCGATAATAGGAATATTAGAATACTTAATGAAATTGTTGGTAATGAAAGAGCTTTAAAAGCATTTTGTGATGGTAAAAGTTTAGTTGAGGCAAGGCAATTAACTTCATATCCTAATCAAATTATGAAAAATTCTATTTCAGAGTCACTTAATAAGTTAAAAACAGCTTGGAATATTCTTCCAGAAGTTTCTGAAACAGACATGTCTGATTTAGATGCAATACGTGAATTATTAGAATACCTTAAATTACTTAATTCAAGCATCAAAGATAAGATTAACAAAAAGGACTCTGATGATTTTCAATTGTAA
- a CDS encoding glycohydrolase toxin TNT-related protein (This protein contains a domain related to Tuberculosis Necrotizing Toxin, which is the C-terminal effector domain of outer membrane channel protein CpnT, and which has a lethal NAD+-glycohydrolase activity.): protein MFKRIFGKKAETKKQSYAIDSESSNKKFSAELKEKIEQSRLQLMTHELFMHYWSDNLKEETENPEWQNQAVFFWKFKELFEKKSLPPNFQELQKKYFIVNGLPENVNVSAGQVMPWFGMPGGGTKYFFQTSEKQIPIDNLTKSNAVSYVEVIELSDSNSDLLTKTDECFFLMDTTMISFDSGKFYFGQEEIPFANAVEIGGLELIRMKK, encoded by the coding sequence ATGTTTAAAAGAATATTTGGGAAAAAGGCAGAAACTAAGAAACAATCATATGCTATTGATTCTGAAAGTTCGAACAAAAAATTTAGTGCAGAATTGAAAGAAAAAATTGAGCAATCAAGACTTCAACTGATGACACACGAGTTATTTATGCATTATTGGAGTGATAATTTAAAAGAAGAAACTGAAAATCCAGAATGGCAAAATCAAGCTGTTTTTTTCTGGAAATTTAAAGAACTATTTGAAAAGAAATCCTTACCACCAAACTTTCAAGAATTACAGAAAAAGTATTTCATTGTTAATGGACTTCCTGAAAATGTTAATGTTTCAGCTGGACAAGTAATGCCATGGTTTGGGATGCCTGGAGGGGGAACTAAATATTTCTTCCAAACCTCTGAAAAACAAATTCCGATTGATAATTTAACCAAGAGTAATGCAGTTAGTTACGTTGAAGTTATTGAATTATCGGATTCAAACTCAGATTTATTGACCAAGACAGACGAATGCTTTTTTCTCATGGATACGACAATGATAAGCTTCGATAGCGGGAAGTTCTATTTTGGACAGGAAGAGATACCATTTGCCAATGCTGTTGAAATTGGAGGACTCGAATTGATAAGAATGAAAAAATAA
- a CDS encoding DUF6678 family protein codes for MKIRKDTPVRLKTFLGTNISPEDVDKFDDYWKLIGQSGTVINDKLSDKERVLVLFDRDLDDFQLANHNPIKNSLIIKKSDLELDGFGIYQQKLDKELLKRTSYMNNTKWFKIFNQLKKDKLFFSVAQVKFLISDTATGFSFDKFDSDHFDNSGFGDIGGGPFNFNEIEWISIPRKPEFERRNRDEKLNPKIISQPIDELVKAINMLGHFEYDLDEFELKIYGYK; via the coding sequence ATGAAGATTAGAAAAGATACGCCAGTAAGATTAAAAACGTTTTTAGGGACAAATATTTCACCTGAAGACGTAGACAAATTCGATGATTATTGGAAATTGATTGGACAAAGTGGGACTGTGATTAATGATAAACTTTCAGACAAAGAAAGGGTATTGGTATTATTCGATAGGGATTTAGACGATTTTCAATTAGCAAATCACAATCCGATTAAGAACTCTCTGATAATTAAAAAATCAGACTTGGAATTAGATGGATTCGGAATTTACCAACAAAAATTGGATAAAGAGCTTTTGAAGCGAACCAGTTATATGAATAATACAAAGTGGTTTAAGATATTTAACCAATTAAAAAAGGACAAACTCTTTTTCAGTGTCGCTCAGGTTAAATTTCTCATTTCTGACACTGCAACTGGATTTAGTTTTGACAAATTTGATTCTGACCATTTTGATAATAGTGGATTTGGAGATATTGGAGGTGGCCCGTTTAATTTTAATGAGATAGAATGGATTTCGATTCCAAGAAAGCCTGAGTTTGAAAGAAGAAATAGAGATGAAAAACTTAATCCTAAGATTATTTCACAACCGATTGATGAGCTTGTAAAAGCAATAAATATGTTAGGTCATTTTGAATATGATTTAGATGAATTTGAACTTAAAATATACGGATATAAATAA
- a CDS encoding DUF3885 domain-containing protein, whose amino-acid sequence MTESEFIDYWNKEYPESFPINHELKWIYPDRWFRIHSLPESKRYAESADEYRIILDRQNQLINDLIGEESEVAISFGLYTNDIANDNYKELTDFGEFLKVLTIDLHKERPEEYEDEMFFDIYVKTENWKNGNRDEILKAIADDEIRAMFVSPSKKCVIAPYDGGVDVIVNTTENRDKLKAKYKDWLSDIEDGM is encoded by the coding sequence ATGACAGAAAGCGAATTCATAGACTATTGGAATAAGGAATATCCGGAATCGTTTCCAATCAATCACGAATTAAAATGGATATATCCCGACAGATGGTTTAGGATTCATAGTTTGCCTGAGTCAAAACGATATGCCGAATCTGCGGACGAGTACAGAATCATACTTGATCGACAAAACCAATTGATTAATGACCTGATTGGAGAAGAATCAGAAGTAGCAATTTCTTTCGGGCTTTACACAAACGACATAGCCAATGACAATTACAAAGAATTAACTGACTTTGGAGAATTTCTAAAAGTATTAACCATTGACTTACACAAGGAAAGACCTGAAGAATATGAAGATGAAATGTTCTTTGATATTTACGTAAAGACTGAAAATTGGAAAAACGGAAACAGAGATGAAATTCTCAAAGCGATTGCTGATGATGAAATAAGAGCAATGTTTGTCAGTCCATCAAAGAAATGTGTGATTGCACCTTATGACGGTGGAGTTGACGTGATTGTTAACACCACCGAAAATAGAGACAAACTAAAGGCTAAATACAAGGATTGGCTTTCTGACATAGAAGATGGAATGTAA